In one window of Haloimpatiens sp. FM7315 DNA:
- a CDS encoding peptidylprolyl isomerase, whose protein sequence is MRNPVAVIKIKDGREIKLELFPKEAPEAVKNFISLSNKKFFNGLYFWRVENGKLIQSGCPDNDGAGALEYCIKSECKNNGVNNNLKFKRGTVGLGRFEYNTENSDFYIVLVDTPKLDEEYVAFARVIEGMEEVDRIGNVETIEDGFLHRALEKVYIEDVTVETFGVKYGEPEKLKGFTKKEVVAKMEEIMEERRKTGFKVI, encoded by the coding sequence TTGAGAAATCCTGTAGCAGTTATTAAAATTAAAGATGGAAGAGAAATAAAATTAGAACTATTTCCAAAGGAAGCACCGGAAGCTGTGAAAAATTTTATTAGTCTAAGTAATAAAAAGTTTTTTAATGGGCTATATTTTTGGAGAGTTGAAAATGGTAAGCTTATACAAAGTGGCTGCCCGGACAATGACGGTGCAGGGGCTTTAGAGTACTGTATTAAAAGTGAATGTAAAAATAATGGCGTAAATAATAATTTGAAATTTAAAAGAGGCACTGTAGGACTTGGGAGATTTGAGTATAATACTGAAAACAGTGATTTTTATATTGTTTTAGTGGATACACCAAAGTTAGATGAGGAATATGTTGCTTTTGCAAGGGTAATTGAAGGTATGGAGGAAGTAGATAGAATTGGAAATGTAGAAACAATTGAGGATGGTTTTCTACATAGAGCTTTGGAAAAGGTGTATATTGAAGATGTAACTGTGGAAACCTTTGGAGTTAAGTATGGAGAGCCAGAAAAACTAAAGGGATTTACTAAAAAAGAAGTTGTAGCAAAAATGGAAGAAATTATGGAAGAACGTAGAAAAACAGGTTTTAAGGTAATATAA
- a CDS encoding transglutaminase-like domain-containing protein produces MPIPKPCIQISDINIIASNPKAKFIAPQDSNQRTIYFEKEVKGEEEFTVEYSYKNSIEYNKLEPGKAEKGQPDFYTEELPPQIVFTPYLKDLAKSIVGSEVNPIVKARKIYDYITKNVQYSFVRPYASIVNIPEYAAYNLKGDCGVQALLFITLCRICKVPARWQSGLYVNPYSIGCHDWAQFYIAPYGWVFADLSFGGSAYRNGNLERWNFYFGNLDPFRMVANSDFQGDFTPNKNFLELTLMTIR; encoded by the coding sequence TTGCCTATTCCAAAGCCTTGCATACAAATAAGTGATATAAATATAATTGCATCTAACCCAAAAGCAAAGTTTATAGCACCACAGGATTCCAATCAAAGAACTATTTATTTTGAAAAAGAAGTAAAAGGGGAAGAGGAGTTTACTGTAGAGTATTCTTATAAAAACTCCATAGAATATAACAAGTTAGAGCCAGGTAAAGCCGAAAAAGGTCAGCCAGATTTTTATACAGAAGAGTTACCACCACAAATTGTATTTACTCCTTATTTAAAAGATCTTGCAAAAAGTATTGTAGGCTCTGAGGTAAATCCTATAGTAAAGGCTAGAAAGATATACGATTATATAACTAAAAATGTTCAATATTCTTTTGTAAGACCCTATGCTAGTATTGTTAATATACCAGAGTATGCAGCGTACAATTTAAAAGGTGATTGCGGTGTACAAGCTCTTTTATTTATAACTTTATGTAGAATATGTAAAGTTCCCGCTAGATGGCAATCAGGACTTTATGTAAATCCTTATTCCATAGGTTGTCATGATTGGGCCCAGTTTTATATAGCACCTTACGGATGGGTTTTTGCAGATTTGTCCTTTGGGGGAAGTGCTTATAGAAATGGCAATCTTGAGAGGTGGAATTTTTATTTTGGTAATCTAGATCCTTTTAGAATGGTTGCTAATTCTGATTTTCAAGGAGATTTCACACCAAATAAAAACTTTTTAGAATTGACCCTTATGACAATCAGGTAG
- a CDS encoding PH domain-containing protein produces the protein MEELQTNIVALSKVDINDGKELYEFLLLDNEEVLVSYKSLRDRLIMTDKRFIAINVQGVTGKKKEFLNIPFSKISMFSCESAGTFDLDAELKLWCSGVGKVEFEFVKGTNIKMILKILSERIC, from the coding sequence ATGGAAGAATTACAAACTAACATAGTAGCTCTTTCCAAGGTAGATATAAATGATGGAAAAGAGCTCTATGAATTTCTACTTTTGGATAATGAAGAAGTTTTAGTTTCATATAAATCTTTAAGAGATAGATTGATAATGACGGATAAAAGATTCATTGCTATAAATGTACAGGGGGTAACTGGAAAGAAAAAGGAGTTCTTAAACATTCCTTTTTCAAAAATAAGTATGTTTTCTTGTGAAAGTGCAGGGACTTTTGATTTAGATGCGGAATTAAAACTTTGGTGTTCTGGTGTTGGTAAAGTTGAATTTGAGTTCGTTAAAGGTACTAATATTAAAATGATTTTAAAAATATTAAGCGAAAGAATTTGCTAA